The genomic DNA TGAAGGGCGATGACACCCGCAGCGTCCCGCCAACGCTCGTGTAAAGTGCACCCCACTCAATGAAATACCGGCCTGACATCGACGGTCTGCGGGCTGTCGCCGTCCTTCCAGTGATTTTCTTTCACTTGTCGGCGAGCTACTGCGCAGGGGGGTTCCTCGGTGTCGACGTCTTCTTTGTGATCTCCGGCTATCTGATCTCCTCGCTGGTGCTGGAGCAACAGCTTAGCGGCTCATTTACCTTCAAAGAGTTTTACTCTCGTCGGATACGACGAATCCTACCCGCCCTGCTGGCGGTTGTGATACTCAATCTGGCCGTGGCGGCTACAGTCGCCTATAGACCCGATCGCCGATCGCTCGGGCTCCAGTCAGCGGCCGCGGTCGCATCCGTCGCCAACGTCTACTACTGGCGTAACGCCGGCAATTACTGGGGGCAAGCCGCAGAAGAGTCGCCGCTCTTGCATACGTGGTCACTATCGGTAGAAGAGCAGTTCTACTTAGTTCACCCGATGCTTCTCCTGCTTCTCGTTAGACTTTGCCAACGCCGGTCTACCATCCTCGCATTCCTGGCGATCTCGATGGCGGCTAGCTTAGGACTGTTTGTGTGGGGGCAAAGAACGCATCCCTGGGCCACCTTCTACCTACTGCCACCGAGATCGTGGGAGTTGCTTGCCGGAGCTTGCCTCGCCGTCTTTGAATCATTGCGAACTCGCGGCCCGGCGTTCCGGTTCGCCCCTCAATTCGCTGGCACTGCTGGGCTTGTGCTGCTTGCGATGTCAATGGCGCTGAGTGAGCGGATCGGCGCGGGTACAATTGCGGCGGTAACCGGCTCCTGCGCCCTGATCGGCGCAGGAACCTCGGCCCTGACGTCGAAACTGCTCGCCCACCCGATTCTGGTTCACATCGGCCGCATCTCGTACTCCCTCTACTTGTGGCACTGGCCGATCATCGTCTACCGAAACTATTTTAGAGTCGAGCTTAGCGATGTAGCAGTCATCGCCCTCACGTATATCGTCGGACTCGGCTCCTACCACTTAGTCGAGCAGCCAGTACGAAGAAGATCAGGCGCTGCCCTCCCGGTTCTCGCCATCGCGACTCTGGCATTCTGTCTTTGCATTGGCGTATCCAAGCTGCCTGAGCTGTATGACACAGAGGAATTCGCGCCCCCTGTGTGGTATGGCGATTTCTATGACCTTCGACCGCATTCGCCGGACTCATCCCAAAGCCCAACGATGCTGGGTGTGACGGTTCCGGAGAAAGAGCACTCGCCCACCGCATACCGCTCGACAGGCATCGTCTCGCGTTCCGATCTGGGCAACCGACCTAGCGTGGTAGTTATTGGTGACTCACACGGGACGATGTGGTCACATACGATCAACGAAGTAACGGACTCGCTAGGCCTAGCTGCAGCTTTCTGGTCGATGAATGGAGTGAAGCCCTATCTCGGACCGCCAGACGCACTAGCAAAGCACCTAGACGCCGACGAAAAGGCTGCGTATGACCGGGCACGCGAAGAGATGCTCGCTTCCGCAAAGCCCCGACTAGCAATCATTGCGTGCCGATGGTCAAAAGTCGACGAGACGCAGGTCATGCCGCTGATCGAGCTTGTTACAGAGAACTGCGACAGAGCGCTTCTTTTAGAGCAGCCGCCGGAATTAGACATTGCAGAAGACAGGTCCGTTTTGCAGTCGCTTGCTTACTTGAATGTCACGCCGCAGGAAGGCTCGCGTTTCTTCCTGCCTGCCACGAACATTGACAAGCTGGAGG from Posidoniimonas polymericola includes the following:
- a CDS encoding acyltransferase family protein, with product MKYRPDIDGLRAVAVLPVIFFHLSASYCAGGFLGVDVFFVISGYLISSLVLEQQLSGSFTFKEFYSRRIRRILPALLAVVILNLAVAATVAYRPDRRSLGLQSAAAVASVANVYYWRNAGNYWGQAAEESPLLHTWSLSVEEQFYLVHPMLLLLLVRLCQRRSTILAFLAISMAASLGLFVWGQRTHPWATFYLLPPRSWELLAGACLAVFESLRTRGPAFRFAPQFAGTAGLVLLAMSMALSERIGAGTIAAVTGSCALIGAGTSALTSKLLAHPILVHIGRISYSLYLWHWPIIVYRNYFRVELSDVAVIALTYIVGLGSYHLVEQPVRRRSGAALPVLAIATLAFCLCIGVSKLPELYDTEEFAPPVWYGDFYDLRPHSPDSSQSPTMLGVTVPEKEHSPTAYRSTGIVSRSDLGNRPSVVVIGDSHGTMWSHTINEVTDSLGLAAAFWSMNGVKPYLGPPDALAKHLDADEKAAYDRAREEMLASAKPRLAIIACRWSKVDETQVMPLIELVTENCDRALLLEQPPELDIAEDRSVLQSLAYLNVTPQEGSRFFLPATNIDKLEEGRRLMDVLSLRFPSVHVVSLTDLYLQDLKAIVLDGREVVYLDDDHLTEYGAQLSKDRLRRAIVRSLE